One Aerococcus urinaeequi DNA segment encodes these proteins:
- a CDS encoding ABC transporter substrate-binding protein, whose product MKNMKFTKMLTTIFAASIIVAGCSQATTATSNNSNSSSSSELSTSNSDTVNIGGLWELTGATAAYGVVQDNAVQLAVEQRNEEGGIDGKDVSYQSYDNQGAPEEAATGMTYLIEQGNSVVLGPATAALTFATQPVAENAQVPFVSATTTVDNATINSETGEVWEYFYRTSFEISFQGAAIAEFANQNDYETAAVLKDNSTDYGQNLTDIFIENFDGDVIIDESYISGDTDFSSVLTNVKSQNPDVIFIAGYYQEAGPIIKQAREMGIDIAIVGPNGLGNQNIVELAGAENMTNVYYVAHFVYTEDADQDVQDFYNAYVKKFGTQPDMFSAVAYDAANMVMDAIDEADSTDPTAIKDAIGATEGFEGIAYDITFDEEHNVSAPAYIQEVVNGEPTENVTVIEPE is encoded by the coding sequence ATGAAAAACATGAAATTTACTAAAATGCTAACGACGATCTTTGCGGCTTCTATTATAGTAGCTGGTTGCTCACAAGCAACTACTGCTACTTCTAATAATTCAAATTCATCATCCTCTTCAGAGTTGTCAACCAGCAATTCAGATACGGTAAATATTGGCGGACTTTGGGAACTAACCGGTGCTACTGCGGCATATGGTGTGGTCCAAGATAATGCTGTCCAATTGGCCGTTGAACAAAGGAATGAAGAGGGCGGGATCGACGGTAAAGATGTGAGCTATCAGTCATACGACAATCAAGGTGCACCAGAAGAAGCAGCTACAGGTATGACTTATTTAATTGAGCAAGGCAATTCAGTCGTCCTTGGACCGGCTACAGCGGCCTTAACTTTTGCTACCCAACCAGTGGCTGAAAATGCCCAAGTGCCATTTGTATCCGCAACGACTACAGTAGATAATGCAACTATTAACTCAGAAACGGGTGAGGTCTGGGAATACTTCTACCGGACAAGTTTTGAAATTTCTTTCCAAGGAGCTGCTATCGCTGAGTTTGCCAACCAAAATGACTATGAAACTGCCGCTGTACTGAAAGATAACTCGACTGATTATGGTCAAAACCTAACAGATATTTTCATTGAAAACTTTGACGGTGACGTGATCATTGACGAGTCATATATTTCTGGTGATACAGACTTCAGCTCAGTCCTAACAAATGTTAAATCTCAAAACCCTGATGTAATCTTTATTGCAGGTTACTACCAAGAAGCTGGTCCAATTATTAAACAAGCCAGAGAAATGGGTATCGATATTGCGATTGTTGGTCCTAATGGTTTGGGTAACCAAAATATTGTCGAACTAGCAGGTGCTGAAAATATGACCAATGTCTATTACGTAGCCCATTTCGTATATACAGAAGATGCTGACCAAGATGTTCAAGACTTCTATAATGCTTATGTTAAAAAATTCGGCACTCAACCAGATATGTTCTCTGCAGTAGCATATGACGCTGCAAATATGGTGATGGACGCGATTGATGAAGCCGATTCTACAGACCCAACTGCCATCAAAGATGCTATTGGCGCAACGGAAGGATTTGAAGGTATCGCTTATGATATTACCTTCGATGAAGAACATAACGTATCTGCACCGGCTTATATTCAAGAAGTAGTTAACGGCGAACCAACAGAAAATGTTACAGTAATTGAACCAGAATAA
- a CDS encoding Tex family protein → MESSYIQIINQSLPFNKKQIENVLGLLEEGNTVPFIARYRKEVTQSLDEVQIREIEHAYQYTKQLEERKASVLANIEEQGKLTDDLAKKIKQATVLQTVEDLYAPYKQKRRTKATIAKENGLEDLAKWLFSSPATGNVQAEAEKFLNDEIQDTKMALDGAHEIMAEWIAEDADIRLWLRKYTLKEGKLTSLKRKNAEDEKAIFEIYYDFSQNIQNLKPYQVLAINRAEKLKILNVSIEADEFPIIEHLVHRFIKGHPVSTREIQAAIQDSLDRFLKPSIERELRSKLTETAETHAIDTFSTNLGNLLMQPPLKGRVVLGLDPAFRTGCKLAVVDATGKVLAKTVIYPHAPVNKKAEASKKFIELIKTYHVEMVAIGNGTASRESEQFVAEQIQDNDLDLVYSIVNEAGASVYSASEIAREEFPEYNVEERSAVSIARRLQDPLAELVKIEPKAIGVGQYQHDVSQKELAESLDFTVETVVNRVGVNLNTASASLLSHVAGLSMTVAKNIVEYRNENGVFTDRKQLGKVKRLGPKTYEQAVGFIRITGGDNILDNTGIHPENYKEVKAILKDLGISLEELQSEEARKTIANFDLDALSETYGIGKATLVDIQKSLMTPGRDPREDVAAPILRSDVLSLKDLKVGMKLQGTVRNVVDFGAFVDVGVKQDGLVHISRMSTKFVSNPSDIVSVGDIVEVWVSEVDEKKGRIGLSMLEIK, encoded by the coding sequence ATGGAGTCATCTTACATTCAAATTATTAATCAAAGCTTACCATTTAATAAAAAGCAAATTGAAAATGTATTGGGATTGCTAGAAGAGGGCAATACAGTACCTTTTATCGCTCGTTATCGTAAGGAAGTAACGCAGTCATTAGACGAGGTTCAGATTAGAGAAATTGAACATGCTTACCAATATACGAAACAATTAGAGGAAAGAAAGGCATCGGTTCTTGCAAATATTGAAGAACAAGGAAAATTAACAGATGACCTAGCTAAAAAAATTAAACAAGCGACAGTTTTACAAACGGTTGAAGACCTTTATGCGCCGTACAAACAAAAACGTCGTACAAAGGCAACTATTGCCAAAGAGAATGGTTTAGAAGACCTTGCCAAATGGTTATTTTCATCTCCAGCTACAGGTAATGTTCAAGCGGAAGCTGAAAAATTCTTAAATGACGAAATTCAAGACACTAAAATGGCCTTGGATGGGGCACACGAAATTATGGCTGAATGGATTGCAGAAGATGCAGATATTCGTCTATGGTTACGTAAATATACTTTAAAAGAAGGTAAATTAACCAGTCTAAAACGTAAAAATGCGGAAGATGAAAAAGCTATCTTCGAAATATATTACGATTTTAGCCAAAATATCCAAAACCTGAAACCTTATCAGGTATTAGCGATTAATCGGGCTGAAAAGTTGAAGATTTTAAATGTTTCTATTGAAGCTGATGAATTTCCAATCATTGAACACTTGGTACACCGTTTTATCAAAGGCCACCCAGTGTCAACGCGCGAAATCCAAGCGGCTATTCAAGATTCCTTAGATCGTTTCTTAAAACCTTCTATTGAGAGAGAATTGCGTTCTAAATTAACTGAGACAGCTGAAACACATGCAATTGACACTTTTTCAACGAACTTAGGTAACTTATTAATGCAACCACCATTGAAAGGCCGTGTGGTCCTAGGATTAGACCCAGCATTTAGAACAGGTTGTAAGTTAGCTGTTGTTGATGCAACTGGGAAAGTATTAGCTAAAACCGTAATTTATCCGCATGCACCGGTCAACAAAAAAGCTGAAGCCAGCAAAAAATTTATCGAGTTAATCAAGACTTACCATGTAGAAATGGTTGCGATTGGTAACGGCACAGCAAGTCGTGAGTCTGAACAGTTTGTTGCTGAACAAATCCAAGACAATGACTTAGACTTGGTTTATAGCATTGTTAATGAAGCTGGCGCTTCAGTTTATTCCGCTAGTGAAATTGCCCGCGAAGAATTTCCTGAGTATAACGTTGAAGAGCGTTCAGCCGTGTCTATCGCGCGTCGCTTGCAAGACCCATTAGCTGAATTGGTAAAAATAGAACCTAAAGCCATTGGTGTAGGGCAATACCAACATGATGTCTCTCAAAAAGAACTTGCTGAAAGTTTAGATTTCACTGTTGAAACTGTGGTTAACCGGGTTGGAGTCAACTTAAATACAGCTTCTGCTTCATTATTGAGCCATGTTGCCGGCTTATCGATGACAGTTGCTAAAAATATCGTTGAGTACCGAAACGAAAATGGTGTGTTTACTGATCGCAAGCAATTAGGTAAGGTAAAGCGTTTAGGACCAAAAACATATGAACAAGCAGTTGGTTTCATCCGTATTACAGGTGGCGACAACATTTTAGATAATACAGGTATACACCCTGAAAATTATAAGGAAGTTAAGGCAATTCTGAAAGACTTAGGTATTTCATTAGAAGAACTACAAAGTGAAGAAGCCAGAAAAACAATTGCCAATTTCGATTTAGATGCCTTATCTGAAACATATGGTATTGGTAAAGCGACCTTAGTGGATATTCAAAAATCACTAATGACACCAGGACGTGACCCACGTGAAGACGTCGCTGCGCCAATTTTAAGATCTGATGTTCTTTCACTGAAAGATTTAAAAGTAGGGATGAAATTACAAGGTACAGTGCGTAATGTTGTGGATTTTGGTGCCTTTGTCGATGTTGGTGTCAAACAAGATGGTTTAGTCCATATTTCGAGAATGTCTACAAAATTCGTAAGTAATCCAAGTGATATCGTTTCTGTAGGTGATATTGTTGAAGTTTGGGTATCAGAAGTAGACGAGAAAAAAGGTCGAATTGGCTTAAGCATGCTTGAAATTAAATAA
- a CDS encoding cation-translocating P-type ATPase — translation MSEEKNNQSFFTQDADQVFTSLNSSTEGLSDAEAASRLEKNGPNEIKEGERKSTLQKFLDQFKDLMIIILLIAAALSLILEGSHGLVDAIIILAVVLINAIMGVVQENKAEDAIDSLKKMSSPKANVRRDGEVKAIDSKEIVVGDIVILEAGDVVPADLRLFKASSLQIEEAALTGESVPVTKDTATVEGDAGIGDRLNMGFSSTNVTYGRGEGVVTATAMDTEVGNIAEMLENAEGKTTPLQENMNGLTRFLTYAIVIIAVVIFFLGLLRGFDWITMLLTAISIAVAALPEGLPAISTIILALGTQKMADRRALVRKLPAVETLGGTEVICSDKTGTLTQNKMTIEKVYYNGELHDASEDIDHNEPVFRVMNMANDSTIAKDGSLAGDPTETAMIQFGFDKGYDVRETIKVQPRVGEVPFDSDRKMSTTVHETLGEEQSHGKYVSMTKGAPDVIIEKCTHYVNNGEILPLDEAARKELLNANHGMAIQALRVLGMSYRYIDELPGEFNTETLEHDLIFAGMVGEIDPERPEAKASIATAKQAGIRTVMITGDHKDTAAAIAARLGIIEEGQEEAVTTGAHLNEITDEELAANVEQYSVYARVSPEHKVRIVSAWQSKDKVVAMTGDGVNDAPSLKQADIGIGMGITGTEVSKGASDMVLADDNFATIITAIEEGRKVFSNIQKAVQFLLSANLGEVMTLFVATMLGWTILEPIHILWINLVTDTFPAIALGLEAAESDVMEHKPRGRSGNLLSNGVLPSIIYQGIYEGAVTLFVFWYGRYQMGVPLEDAEAMAFLTLAFIQLFHAYNSKSVFKSLFASNPFDNKWLNFAVLASTVLMLITVFVPGLNDAFGTVHLLGDPMALQMWIVILLAAASVVLYVEIGKFIIRATGWDEKFDAGSELNK, via the coding sequence ATGTCAGAAGAAAAGAACAATCAGTCTTTTTTCACTCAAGATGCTGATCAAGTCTTCACATCATTAAATTCTTCTACTGAAGGTTTATCTGATGCTGAAGCTGCCAGTCGCTTAGAGAAGAACGGACCGAACGAAATTAAAGAAGGTGAACGCAAGTCAACCTTACAAAAGTTCTTGGATCAATTTAAAGATTTAATGATTATTATCTTATTAATCGCTGCAGCACTTTCATTAATTTTAGAAGGTTCTCACGGTTTGGTAGATGCAATTATTATTCTTGCGGTTGTATTAATTAATGCAATCATGGGTGTTGTTCAAGAAAATAAAGCTGAGGATGCTATTGACTCTCTTAAGAAAATGTCTTCACCTAAAGCAAACGTTCGTCGTGATGGCGAAGTTAAAGCAATCGATTCTAAAGAAATCGTTGTTGGTGACATTGTAATTCTTGAAGCTGGTGACGTTGTACCTGCCGACTTACGTCTATTTAAAGCAAGTTCATTACAAATTGAAGAAGCTGCTTTAACTGGTGAATCTGTACCAGTTACTAAAGATACTGCCACTGTTGAAGGTGACGCTGGTATCGGTGACCGTTTAAATATGGGGTTCTCTTCTACTAACGTAACTTACGGACGTGGTGAAGGTGTTGTAACTGCAACAGCTATGGATACTGAAGTCGGTAACATCGCTGAGATGTTAGAAAACGCTGAAGGTAAAACAACACCATTACAAGAAAATATGAACGGGTTAACTCGTTTCCTAACTTATGCAATTGTTATTATTGCCGTTGTTATTTTCTTCCTAGGTTTATTGCGTGGATTTGACTGGATCACAATGCTATTAACTGCAATCTCAATTGCTGTTGCTGCACTTCCAGAAGGTCTACCTGCTATCTCAACTATTATCCTTGCATTAGGTACTCAAAAGATGGCCGACCGTCGTGCCTTGGTACGTAAGTTACCTGCTGTTGAAACACTTGGGGGTACTGAAGTTATCTGTTCAGATAAAACTGGTACCCTAACTCAAAACAAGATGACTATCGAAAAAGTTTACTACAATGGTGAATTACACGATGCATCTGAAGACATTGACCATAACGAACCTGTTTTCCGAGTTATGAATATGGCCAATGACTCTACAATCGCTAAAGATGGTTCATTAGCTGGTGACCCTACTGAAACTGCAATGATTCAATTCGGTTTCGACAAAGGTTACGATGTACGTGAAACAATCAAAGTTCAACCTCGTGTTGGTGAAGTACCATTCGATTCAGATCGTAAAATGTCTACTACTGTTCACGAAACTTTAGGTGAAGAGCAATCACACGGTAAATACGTTTCAATGACCAAAGGTGCGCCAGACGTTATTATTGAAAAATGTACACACTACGTGAACAACGGCGAAATCTTACCATTAGATGAAGCTGCTCGTAAGGAATTATTAAATGCTAACCACGGTATGGCTATCCAAGCATTACGTGTATTAGGTATGTCTTATCGTTACATTGATGAATTGCCTGGTGAGTTCAACACAGAAACTTTAGAGCATGATTTAATCTTCGCTGGTATGGTTGGGGAAATTGACCCTGAGCGTCCAGAAGCTAAAGCCTCTATCGCTACTGCAAAACAAGCGGGTATCCGTACTGTTATGATTACTGGTGACCATAAAGATACTGCCGCAGCTATCGCAGCTCGTTTAGGTATCATTGAAGAAGGTCAAGAAGAAGCAGTTACAACTGGTGCACACTTAAACGAAATAACTGATGAAGAATTAGCAGCAAATGTTGAACAATATTCAGTTTACGCACGTGTATCTCCAGAACATAAAGTACGTATCGTATCTGCATGGCAATCAAAAGATAAAGTTGTTGCGATGACTGGTGACGGTGTTAATGACGCGCCTTCATTGAAACAAGCTGATATCGGTATTGGTATGGGTATCACCGGTACAGAAGTTTCTAAAGGTGCTTCTGACATGGTACTTGCTGATGACAACTTTGCGACAATCATCACTGCAATCGAAGAAGGACGTAAAGTATTCTCAAATATCCAAAAAGCAGTTCAATTCTTACTATCTGCTAACTTGGGTGAGGTTATGACTTTATTCGTTGCAACAATGCTTGGTTGGACAATCTTAGAACCTATCCATATCTTATGGATCAACTTAGTAACTGATACATTCCCTGCAATTGCATTAGGTCTTGAAGCAGCGGAATCTGATGTAATGGAACACAAACCTCGTGGGCGTTCTGGTAACTTATTATCAAATGGTGTATTACCATCAATTATTTACCAAGGTATCTATGAAGGTGCTGTAACATTATTTGTATTCTGGTACGGTCGTTACCAAATGGGTGTGCCATTGGAAGATGCAGAAGCTATGGCCTTCTTAACATTAGCATTCATCCAGTTGTTCCACGCTTACAACTCTAAGTCAGTATTCAAGTCACTATTCGCTTCAAATCCATTCGACAACAAGTGGTTAAACTTCGCAGTATTAGCTTCAACAGTATTGATGTTAATTACTGTATTCGTACCTGGTCTAAACGACGCCTTCGGTACTGTTCACTTGTTAGGTGACCCAATGGCACTGCAAATGTGGATTGTAATTCTATTAGCTGCTGCTTCTGTAGTACTTTACGTAGAAATCGGTAAATTTATTATCCGTGCTACTGGTTGGGATGAAAAATTTGATGCTGGGTCAGAATTAAACAAATAA
- a CDS encoding DUF1576 domain-containing protein has product MRNTINNQLHRFLYLFFGKTEIKPLFFYTVASIFILFGLSVQSPSSLISGYWTILLSPSNLITDYFEVGGIGATFFNVGTLTLANTFFIHRNAPKITGPLLAALLTVMGFSFFGKNLYNSIPFLIGTYLYSKYSDTPIANLLLGALFSSALSPVVSLITFGQGLPIFIGMPIGIMAGVIIGFVIHPVSASFLRFHQGFNLYNTGFTAGVIGLVIASIMRVFELPVTYDIEPQQLSSSLVTWFFILFSLVLFLSGFILNDYSFKGYMKLRKSSGQLISDIVIEFGTPITLMNMGILGFIAIGYVHIVGGQLEGAVVGGVLTVVGFAAFGKHPFNVIPIMAGIYLMQIAMHIDNPNTTSALLAALFGTTLAPIAGHYGWGAGLIAGALHAAVVNNTGNAHAGLNLYNNGFSGGFVAAFLVPIFDVIKERNNEHERIRKG; this is encoded by the coding sequence ATGCGTAATACGATCAACAATCAACTACATCGTTTTTTATATCTATTCTTCGGTAAAACTGAAATAAAACCCTTATTCTTCTATACAGTAGCAAGCATTTTTATATTATTTGGCCTAAGTGTTCAATCGCCCAGTTCTTTGATATCTGGTTATTGGACAATCCTTTTATCGCCTAGTAATCTAATTACGGACTACTTTGAAGTTGGTGGAATAGGTGCAACTTTTTTTAACGTAGGAACTTTAACTTTAGCCAATACTTTTTTTATACATCGTAACGCCCCTAAAATTACTGGTCCACTTTTAGCTGCATTATTGACAGTTATGGGATTTTCATTCTTTGGAAAAAACTTGTATAATTCGATTCCTTTTCTAATCGGTACTTATCTTTATAGCAAGTATTCTGATACGCCGATTGCCAACTTACTATTGGGTGCCCTTTTTTCATCTGCACTAAGCCCAGTAGTATCCTTAATCACATTTGGCCAGGGATTGCCTATTTTCATAGGGATGCCAATTGGTATAATGGCGGGTGTAATTATTGGTTTCGTAATCCACCCAGTTTCAGCCAGCTTTCTACGATTCCACCAAGGATTTAATCTATATAATACTGGCTTCACTGCTGGCGTTATTGGTTTAGTGATTGCATCGATTATGCGGGTTTTTGAATTACCAGTAACTTACGACATTGAACCACAACAATTATCTAGTTCGCTGGTTACTTGGTTCTTTATCCTCTTTTCACTCGTGCTTTTCTTATCTGGATTTATCTTGAATGATTATTCATTTAAAGGGTATATGAAATTACGTAAATCTTCTGGACAGTTAATTTCAGATATTGTAATTGAATTTGGTACACCTATTACATTAATGAATATGGGTATCCTTGGTTTTATTGCTATTGGATATGTGCATATTGTTGGTGGTCAATTAGAAGGTGCAGTTGTCGGCGGTGTCTTGACTGTCGTAGGTTTTGCAGCGTTTGGTAAACACCCATTTAATGTTATTCCTATCATGGCTGGTATATATTTGATGCAAATTGCCATGCATATCGACAATCCTAATACAACTAGTGCACTATTAGCCGCATTATTCGGTACTACCCTTGCGCCAATTGCTGGACATTATGGATGGGGAGCAGGTCTTATTGCTGGTGCCTTACATGCAGCCGTTGTGAATAACACCGGTAATGCCCACGCCGGATTAAATCTATATAATAACGGCTTTTCTGGAGGGTTCGTCGCAGCCTTCCTTGTCCCTATATTTGATGTCATAAAGGAGAGAAATAACGAACATGAGAGAATACGCAAAGGTTAA
- the gorA gene encoding glutathione-disulfide reductase translates to MERYDYISIGGGSAGIASANRAAEYGAKALIIEKRDVGGTCVNRGCVPKKISWHGTMLRDQINEYGSAYGLNFTEEGPVDYPVLKANRDAYIDRIHGGYASGFKSRGTHYLAGEAKFIDNHTVEVDGVQYTAPHIAIVPGGRPRLIDLPGIDLVDTSDDFFEWETLPESVLIIGAGYVATEFAGVLNGLGVKTSQAVRHDRPLRGYDEAIIEVLVDEMKKTGIELLTESDPESIEQLADGSLRVNFKNGQHADAEKVIYAIGRTPNTDNIGLENTDVELTTSGHIKVDDYHNTNVEGLYAFGDVIGKVELTPVAIMAGRTLSDTIFNGADRYLLDYDTVPTVIFTHPAIGSIGYSEEAAKEKFGADKVKVYTSNFTPMYSAVSENRQPARLKLITQGDDEVVVGVHGIGYAIEEMMQGFAVGVRLGLTKKQFDQTIAIHPTGAEEFVTMR, encoded by the coding sequence ATGGAAAGATATGATTATATAAGTATCGGTGGTGGGAGTGCTGGTATCGCATCAGCAAACCGTGCCGCTGAATATGGGGCTAAAGCTTTAATTATCGAGAAAAGAGATGTTGGTGGTACCTGTGTAAATAGAGGTTGTGTACCTAAGAAGATTTCTTGGCATGGCACGATGCTCAGAGACCAGATTAACGAGTACGGTTCTGCATACGGCCTAAACTTCACTGAAGAAGGTCCAGTTGACTACCCTGTATTAAAAGCCAATAGAGATGCTTATATTGACCGCATTCATGGTGGTTATGCATCTGGTTTTAAATCTCGTGGGACCCATTATTTAGCGGGTGAAGCGAAATTTATCGACAACCACACAGTAGAGGTTGACGGCGTTCAATATACAGCCCCACATATCGCCATCGTTCCAGGTGGCCGACCACGTTTAATTGACCTACCGGGTATTGATTTAGTAGATACTTCTGACGACTTTTTCGAATGGGAAACTTTACCAGAAAGCGTCTTAATCATTGGTGCAGGTTATGTGGCAACCGAATTTGCGGGCGTATTAAATGGCCTAGGTGTCAAAACAAGCCAAGCTGTTCGACATGACCGTCCTTTACGAGGCTATGATGAAGCAATTATCGAAGTCTTAGTTGATGAAATGAAGAAAACGGGCATTGAATTGCTGACTGAAAGCGATCCTGAATCCATTGAACAATTAGCTGATGGTTCACTTCGTGTAAACTTTAAAAATGGCCAACATGCTGATGCTGAAAAAGTGATTTACGCCATCGGACGTACACCAAATACTGATAATATCGGTTTGGAAAATACAGATGTTGAATTAACAACATCTGGACACATCAAAGTGGATGACTACCATAATACCAATGTGGAAGGCTTATATGCCTTTGGTGACGTTATTGGTAAAGTTGAATTAACACCGGTAGCGATTATGGCCGGTAGAACCTTATCGGATACCATTTTTAACGGTGCTGACCGGTACTTATTAGACTATGACACAGTACCAACTGTCATTTTTACCCACCCAGCAATCGGATCTATTGGCTATTCAGAAGAGGCAGCTAAAGAAAAATTTGGTGCGGACAAGGTGAAAGTGTATACTTCAAACTTCACGCCAATGTATTCAGCAGTTTCAGAAAATCGCCAACCAGCCCGGTTGAAATTGATTACCCAAGGCGACGATGAAGTGGTTGTAGGCGTTCATGGGATTGGCTATGCCATAGAAGAAATGATGCAAGGTTTTGCGGTCGGTGTTCGTTTAGGCTTAACCAAGAAACAATTCGACCAAACAATTGCCATCCATCCTACAGGTGCTGAAGAGTTTGTAACGATGCGATAA
- a CDS encoding O-antigen ligase family protein: MSKPEAQLTWPVQSLLISILFISNLFPFYMTLVTFAVIFIFLFMLGLLGPRYIKREVATSIWIFIAYSAVISFIFQNWAGLGISIAFIPIAIYFNYYQQVIRPYYVEELLNIALIGSFIIFIFATFEYLNWVPEWDYSFISPEINRIHNGRAEATFANPNYYAMMLEFFFFIGLYKMMRTTKYRKKFVFLFISLCNLFAITYTGTRTSLLVVIGTLFVFYFVLGYKKIAVGTFLTATIGTLIAIKLGFLPRFEDLGFAFEDRFVIWEIGLKGLRDNFWFGQGPLTYLNVWQDYGDKYTQHAHNIVLDTLLSYGAVGTGILLPSLISLGKKIHQMRQYPILRRRLALICSFCSIVILHGMFDLTIFWLQTAFLFLFVVLSIHNMYHEVETNPELQGEDKDYSRD; the protein is encoded by the coding sequence GTGAGTAAACCAGAAGCTCAACTAACCTGGCCAGTTCAATCATTACTGATCTCGATATTATTTATCAGTAACCTATTTCCATTTTATATGACCTTAGTCACTTTCGCTGTCATATTTATATTCTTATTCATGTTAGGCCTACTTGGTCCGCGCTACATTAAGCGAGAAGTTGCAACCTCAATATGGATATTTATTGCGTATTCAGCAGTGATTTCATTTATCTTTCAAAACTGGGCAGGATTAGGGATTTCGATTGCCTTTATACCAATCGCCATCTATTTTAACTATTATCAGCAAGTCATTCGACCCTATTACGTTGAAGAATTGTTGAACATTGCCTTAATTGGCTCATTTATCATCTTTATATTCGCAACCTTTGAATATTTAAATTGGGTACCAGAATGGGATTACAGTTTCATATCCCCAGAGATTAACCGCATCCACAACGGTCGGGCGGAAGCAACATTTGCCAACCCCAATTACTATGCCATGATGCTAGAATTCTTCTTCTTCATCGGCCTCTACAAAATGATGCGGACGACCAAATACCGGAAGAAATTCGTTTTCCTATTTATATCCTTATGCAACCTATTCGCGATCACCTATACCGGAACCCGTACCTCACTACTCGTGGTGATTGGGACACTCTTTGTATTCTATTTCGTATTAGGTTATAAAAAAATAGCAGTTGGGACATTTCTAACCGCCACGATTGGCACACTGATCGCCATCAAATTAGGTTTTCTTCCGAGATTTGAGGACTTAGGATTTGCTTTTGAAGACCGGTTTGTCATCTGGGAAATCGGCTTGAAAGGCTTAAGAGATAACTTTTGGTTTGGACAAGGGCCTTTGACTTATCTCAATGTCTGGCAAGACTATGGGGACAAATACACACAACATGCCCATAATATTGTTCTAGACACCCTTCTTTCCTACGGTGCAGTTGGGACAGGTATATTGTTACCTTCGCTGATTTCATTAGGCAAGAAGATTCATCAAATGCGGCAATATCCGATTTTACGACGACGTTTAGCCTTGATTTGTAGTTTCTGCAGTATCGTTATCCTGCACGGTATGTTTGATTTGACCATTTTCTGGTTACAAACAGCCTTCTTATTCTTGTTCGTTGTACTGTCTATCCATAACATGTACCACGAAGTTGAAACCAACCCAGAATTACAAGGCGAAGATAAAGACTATTCTAGAGACTAA